CGAAGTAAGGACATCACACAGTAAGTCAGCTCACCACGATCGTTAAATCGGGTTGGCGCAGCGCCTTCCGAACGCTTAATCCCTTGGCGTGAACAATAATTAGCTAGTTTTTCAGCATAGGCTTTGTCATTACCATCTACCCAAGTAATGATGGCATCTACCGCTTGTTTCATGGCAATTAAAAAATGTAAAAAAGAGTAAAAATGTAGAGTATAGCGCTCATTGCCGTCAATTAATACTAGTTGCTAATTAAAGAACCTGATGAAATTGTTTCGCGTCTAGAGATGTTTTGGTGTAAGTAATTAAACTATTTAAAGTGCGGGTCAGTGTGTCGCATAGGGAAACTAAGGATTCCTTCTCAGCGATTAAAATTTGATTAGATTCTACTTCGATACCTGCATAATCACTATCGAGAAAAATTTTCCTGAGTGCACTAGTAAATCCATCACTTATTCCTCGGTAGGGGTAGTTCATGCGCACCCTTAAACCAGAATTATGTTGTTTCAGTAGATGTTGCCAATGCTTGGCTAACCGCTTTTCATTGTTGCGCTTCGGATCATAGAGTAAACCAACATCTGCATTGCGGATGAGATTATTTAACTCGGGTGTAAAGCTATGTACGGATAAATGTAAAACTAATTTTCCTTGTTGAACGTGGTTTTTTATTGTTTGCTCCACTTGTTGGCGAAAAGGCAAGTAATATTGCTGGATTATCCGATTCTTTTCTTCTTTGGGTAATAAGGCGGTAATTTCCGAAAAGCAGTTACGATGGTGGAGGCTGCGATTGCAATCAATCAATAGGCGTGTAGCCTGAGCTTGTATAAAATCGCACTTAAAGTGCTGACTAAAAGAAAGAGCAATCGTTTGAGCCCCAAAATCGCTACCACGATGGGTTGCCAACAATTCCTGGTGTTGGGCGAAAAGAGCTTGATACGGTTTAGGTACGATATTAACGGCATGTTCGCAACTAATAACGAGCGCAATTTCTTTCATAAAGGGTTAAACAATTGATTGGTTAAGAGGCAATGACCCAGTTGGCGATACACCCGTTTCAAATTGGTTTTACTGTGATCATTACCGCAAGCTCGTAAAATTCGCTCACTTAAGTTTCCATGCTTTAAAATATATTCAAGACACAGTTGGCTTGTTTGATCTAAATCAGAGCTAACGCGCTCAATAAGCTGAGACCAGATTTCATGAATACTCATTTTTCGCTTAGGTAGTTGCCACTGGCCGCATAATTCTGAATCATCCACACTAAAAGCAAGTCCTTCTTTAACCGCTTGATCATAGACATTGCGCAAACGCATAGTATCGCAAGGGCTATTTAAATAATAATCCGAATTGGCCAACCAATTTTTTAAAATTGCATGAATAGCAAGTGCAATTGCAATATCGGATTGCACGCATTCTTGAGAGTCAAGAATACGAATCTCAATCGCCTTATAATTAAATTTGGGGATTGCCGCACGGGAGTTAAGCCACTCATACTGCAAGGTTTTTTCAGGATCAAATGGGCTGATATCTTTGTACATAGGCGCTAAGATCGTTTGTTGATATTCTGATTCAGAAGAGACGAATTCAGGAATAATCTCTCCGCTGATCGAAGGGATGCGTTGTTGATTCTTACCGTAAAAATGTAAGCGGGAATCCTTTAAACCGGTTTTTTGGCCGTCAAGAAAAGGTGTGCTTGCAGCTATAGCGGGAAGCAAAGGTAAAATTAAGCGAATTGAATTATGTAATTGGCGAAATTCTTCATCATTAGCAAAAGGTAGGTTGACATGCATGCTTTGTAAATTGGCCCAACCGTGGCCCTGGCAATTAAAAATCGAATCGTACTGGCGGTAGATTGCCATATTACCATGAGGCCAACGCTTCGTTTCAGTTAAGGGATCCATCCATGGATGCGCACCAGTCGGAAGCAGTTGCAGATTGCATTGGGTTAATAACGGTTGTAATTTAAGAATGGCTTGTTGAAATTGCTGCGTAAGTGGGGCAGAAGCAGGTTTAGGTCCATTGTTTTTTAATTCTAAGACATGCATCACTAATTCATTACTTACAGCGATATCGCCCAACTCGACTTCATTGACTTGTTCCCCAGCCAAGCTTCGAAGAATGACATCACTTTTGGGTTGTACGTTTAGATGCTCAGGGTCGACAAGCATGTATTCAATTTCGAGACCGATAACAGAGAAAAGCGAATAATTAGACATAACCATGTTTCCTACGGATACGTTGCAAAAAGACATTCATAATTTGTTGGTATAGTGCTTCTCCTAGAAGCCTATCCTCAATGCCGCAATCGATGTTAGGGTTATCGTTTACCTCGATGACATAGTGTTTATCACCTTGACTTTTTATATCAACCCCGTACAAGCCATCGCCAATTAAGCGAGTGCATTTTAAGGCGGTTTTAATGATGGCGTCGGGGACTTCATTTAATGGAATTGTTTCATTTGGGCCTTCCACCTTCTCGCTTCTTGCATCCCAATTATAAATTTGCCAATGATTTTTAGCCATGTAATACCGACATGCGAAAATAGGCTTATTATCTAAAATACCGATACGCCAATCGTATTCAGTTGGGATAAATGGCTGTATTAACACTAAATCAGAGGTTTTAAAGAATTGGGCCAACGACTTTTGTAATGCTTTAGCATCATCCATTTTAATTACTCCGTGCGAGAAAGCACTATCAGGACGCTTAAGCACGCAAGGAAATTCAATTTCAGGAATCGTTTTATCATATTTGCTAATAAATTTAGTGTCAGGAGTCAATATTTGATGACTTCGCATGAGCTCGGCTAAATAAACCTTATTGCAGCATTTAACAATGGATTGCGGGTCATCAATCACCACAAGGTTTTCTTGTGCAGCGCGTCTTGCCATACGATATGTGTAATGATTCACGGATGTTGTGGCCCGAATAAATAGTGCATCATATTCGGCAATGCACTTACTGTCGCTTTTTTCAATAAAATCAATATTTAACCCCATGGATTCACCCACATTGGCAAATATCTCCAGGGCTTTCTTATTCGATGGTGCATTCGGTTCTGCTGGATCGATAAGAATCGCTAAATCATGAAAGCGCTGTTTTTTGCGCCATTGATGAAAACGCTTTTTCGAAAGATAAGATTCAGCTGCTTGTTGCATGAATTCTTGATGATGGTCAGGCACATCATTTGGAGAAAGGGTTTGCACGCCTTTGATTCGCCACTGTTTTTTCTTCTCAAAAGTGAAACGAAGTAGGGGCAAAGGAAATAGTCCATGGAGTTTTCGAGCTAGAGCAGCATGGCACTTGGCCATATTTTGGCCAAAATAAAGGCTGAATACAAATTCATCAGTCTTGATTTCATGCAAACTATGCTGAATTTCCTCATCAACATCTTGTGAAATAAATTTCGATAGGCTTGTACTTAAGACATCTTGGATGCTATCTACTGTAGGAATGACTTTATGGTCACGAGCATGGGCAAGTAAAGAGACGTAGTAGCCTATTGTTTGATGATTATACGAGCCGCAAAGATTAATGACTCGTACCGATTTGCTATGGTGATAATTGGCATCGGACAAATAATCCGAAGCTTGAACAATAGAAGCTAGAGGAGCCAAAAAGTTCCAACTAGACGGGTGGTCCGTAACAATTATAGTTTCCATTCAAAGCCCTTCGGTTGAATTATCAGTAAATTGGCATCGTATGTTAATACGCCAAGTAGAATCGAATTAATCAGACGATTAGAGTTCACTTTATAATAGTTATCATTTGAAATTGGATTTTCTCGGTGTGGATCAGCCACAACAATAAGTCTTTTTCTTTCATCATAACCACACAATACAACAAAATGACCGCAAGGTGTACCGCGGATATCATCGTAAATCGATTCGCCTTGTTTAGTGAAGCACTCACGTGAGCTGCGGTACAGATAAGTGGCACTCAGCCCAGTTAAAATAGGGATGTTTTTGAGAAAATATTTCTTTAATAGCTGCACACTAAGTGTTTGAAAACGGACATTTCCGCCTAAAGCTAAGTATTCTAGGTAAGCTTCGCTCGCTTGAATAATTGCTTTGTCAGATTTAAATTTCATCTGCGCGGTTAGTTTATTTGTTAAATTCTTTTGACAAGCGTCTCCCTGTTCGGAAGTAAACCAGGTCGGATCAAATACATCGAGGTTGTTGATATAAATAATTGCACTAAAGCCATTTTGCAGCGCATGCTTGCCTAACATAGGCGCTAAAGTCCCTCCGGAAAGGGAGCGTTCGACAGAGTTCACAACCTGTTTAAGATCGACATCCAAGCCATAATAACGGTATATAGCATGTAAGCTTGTTGGTCCACAGCTTTCATCGTCAGGTTGCGTATGAATAATCAAATCAATCATTGCTGCTTATTCTAGTTGGCAAAATGCAGGCTTCTCAGTTAACGTTAGACTTCGCTAGACGGTTTGTCAATTCCTCTTGTTAATAGCAAGCCAATTGACGCAAAGGAAGTTAATTAAAAGATAATAGCGATGTTTTAACCCGTTAGGATAATTTTTAGTGGTGTTATTACTGCAGCAAACAGGAAAATAAAAAAGAGAATATATAAAAATTGGTATTCACTGTGCTCAAGTTCGATTTCATTATTGCCTGAGAAAGTTGTTTTCTTCATTAATAAATAATTGAGTAAAACTAGTCCATAAAAATAAAATGAAGATGGAAGTAATCGAACAGCGAAATTTTGCATGTTTCCGGTGATAACATACCCTTGGGGTAGGTTGATGAGAAAAAGGCAGAATAACCATAACAACATCGTTTTGTTTGTCAAGGTTTTTTCTTGAACGGCGTTTGCCCAAATTAATGCTAAAGGGAAAACGAGAATTGGAAAATAATATAACCACCCAAATGGGCTTATGAGCAACATCATTGCTAAAGTCAGGCAAAAAGGTTGATGGTTAATCCTTTCTGTTTTGTAGGGATGAAGATTAAGAAAATACCAAATTAATAAAATGAAAAATAAAGCAGGAAAAGCAATTTCTAAATACGGTTTATTGTGGTAACCAAATAAGCGAAAAATGTAACCGTAAAGCGATGCATTCCAATTATCTCCATACCAAAATACACGTTTCAGCAGTAAAAAATATTGCGAATAAATTTCTACCCCATAAATAATCAATGGAATTAAACTAAATAGAAAAAAACTGATTGCCACAATTATAAAAGTATTCATGCGCCTCTGCTTAAAGAGGAAAAAAAACAATAAAGCAGGAAAAAATTTAAGTGCTACACAAAGTCCCCAACAAATGCCGGCAATAAAATGACGATTGGATAGAAAAAAATGATAACCAACAATCAATAAAAATAATAGGAAAGAACCAAATTGCGCTAAGACGGTATTAATCATTGTTGGGAAAAATGCTAAATACAAAGCAAATAAAATAACTCTGTATTTTTTAATAAATTTAATTGAAAAAGTATAATAAAACGCTATCCATGCGCCGATTAAACCAAGAGTAAAAGAGAGGGTAACCCAGATCAACAGCGCAGTATGATAACTAAAATAAGTTAGAGGACTAAAGATCCATAAAGCAGTAGGCGGATTTAAATTAGGGGTTAGTTTCTTAGCCAGTGGTAAAAAATTGCTGTATAGCGTCCCGTAGGGACTTTCATGATTTTTTAGTGATAGAAGTGCAGAATAAAATGAAGTGAAATCCTGTTTACTAGGATAATTTAATACGGTAAAAAAAAGCAAAGAATAAATGCTAATCAATAGCAAAGAGAAAGTGATTTTAAAATGGCGATTATTCATTTATCAAACTATTCCATTATCAAAATTGGACATTTATTTAATTAATGATGTTTGTTTTTCAACTTGTTTTAGCAACGTAGTCTCCTTTTGTGCAGGTAACGATAAATTGAGCAACAAGCTATTAAGCGGCACGATTAAACCAAATAAATAGAAAATAAGAATGGCTATAAAAGAGCGGCGTTTTTGCTCATCTTCCCAAAGGGTTTTAATGTTTAACTCATGGTTTCCCTGAATTTGCCGATTGCTTATTAGGAAATAAAGCAGAATGGTTAACCCATAAAAGCAAAATGAATATAAGCTAATACGTTCGGCAAAATGATGCATCTCTTTATTGAGGACATAAGCTTGAGGAAAATTAATGAGAAAAAAGCATGCCGTCCATAAAATGAAAGGCAGAGGGGAAGACTTTTTTTTATTGAAAACGGTAGCGAAAGTGACGGACAAAGGAAAAATTAATATCGAAAAATAATACAACCATCCAAACGGGCTTAACAATAACATCATTACCAATGTCAAGCAAAAAGGTTGATGGTTTACTCGATGAGCCCCGTCTTCTGTGGATGGTCCAAGTACTTTAAGATAGATAATCAGTAAAATGGAAGAGAGGGCTAAATGGAGTAATTCTATTGGAATCAAGTTGTGTGAATTCGAATGAGTATCAATAAGAAGACGAAACAGGAAACCATAAAGCGATGCATTCCAGCTATCACCAAACCAAAGTACGCGAGTTAACATGGAATGGTATTGGACATAAATTGTTGGGCCATAGAACAGGACAGGAATTAAACAAGCTATGAGAAAAGTCGCAAGCATCGTTATAAAAACTCGTCTGCGTCCTTGTTTTAAAACATAGAAGAACAATAAAGCTGGGAATAACTTTAAGGCAATAATAATTCCCCAGGCAATACCGGCTTGGTAGCAGCGATTTGTCAGATAAAAATGATAACCAAGCATAATGAGAAAAATTAGGATTGCACCAACTTGCGCTATCGACGTATCCATTAAAATGGGGAAAAAAGAAAAATAAAGGAGATAGAAATACAGCCAATATTTCTTCCACATCTCAGTCGAAAAGGCATAGTAAAAAACAATGCGGGCGGCTATTAACCCTAAGCCGAATGAAAGCATTGACCAAATAATCAATGCAGCCCGATAGCTAGTATGGGCTAGAGGACTAAAAAGCCAAATGAAAAAAGGGGGGTTTAAATTGACAGACATCACGAGTTGAATGGGATAGGGATTTTTGCCAGCAAGAAGCAACTTAGCAGAGGTATAGAAGGGTGTGAAATCAACAAGCCGCTGATAAGAAAAGATAAGGTAAAAAAGCAAAACATAGAGAAAGATAAGAAAAAAACAGGGAAAATTAGCGTAACTTGAATGCTTCTTCATTTTGTGTACTCTTCATGAGTAGGGTTAGCAAGTTATCCGTTGGTAAAAATTCGTAATAGACTCAGCTCCTGCCAGGAACGGCCCTATTTGGTAAATCTGCTAACTCGCTAAAACTTTAACGGATAATTCTAAAATAAAATCGGCAACTTCCTCCGGATTTTCTGGATAATGGGTAAATGCTTTAATTTTTAATGGGTTATTGATGCGTTGGCCTGTTTTTTCTGATTCTTCAATCATTGCTTTCACCTCTTTCCCCCCATCACAAATAAAATAGACGTCTGATTCAGGACGATGAAGGAATTGTGCTTGAAATGATTTAAAAACGAGAGATATTTTTAGTTTAAGCTGGTTGGCATAATAAAAGCCATGCAAGCCGCCCGCAAGATCCGCGCCTACAGCAAGGGCCCCGAAATACATGGAGTTAAGATGATTTTTACTGCGTCGGCCAAGGGGGAGTTTTACAATGACCCGTTTATCGTCGATGCTAATGAGCTTTGGCCGTAAATGGCCAATTAATGGGACTTTAAAGTGGCCAAAAGTCCAAAGAAACAATTTAAAACGGGTTAGTAGATTCATTAAGCATCCTTGCTTACCTGCAGTTTAGAGATGATTTTCTTAACGCCACGTACAGCATTGACTCGCTTTATAATGGCAACGATGGATTTATCCTGTTTCACCTTTCCAGACAAAGTTACTGTGCCATTCGTGGTGCTCGCATTAATTCCTACAAGCGGTATCGACTCATCATCGAAAACTTTAGCTTTTAACACAGCAGCCTCTACTTTGGCTGTAATATAAGTATCCGTGATCGCGGTATTCACTTGTTTAATCTCTAACTCATCCGCTTCAACCGCTTTTACTCCTTTGGTCACTTTAACAAGCTTTAGCGCATCAACGAAAGTTTGTTTATCTTTAACATTTCCTTTTAAAGTTACGATACCGTCTTTAGTGGATACTGAAATTTTTAACGGATTAAGATCGGGATTTTTAGTAAATTTGGCGGTAATTTTGGCAGTAATCACAGAATCACTGATTTGTTGTTCAAATTCTTTAAAGTTATTATCAGCGTGGGCTAAACCAACGCAGAAAAGCAATACTGAGCTGATAAAAAAATTTAAAAAGGGTCGCATAGCAAGCTTTAATTGATGAACATGAAAAGCAGTATAACATTTTTAGAATTTAGAGGCATAGGAAAAATGTTTTAACTATCTGCATAAAATTTAATTTTATATTTTACAATATGAGTCAATGTGGATATTATTCATGCAAAATTGTCTTTCTAGAGGTTTATCATGGATTTAATCATCCAGTTTAAAGTTTTTTCAACCCAAAAATTAAGGGTGGATTTTGAAAAGCAAAAGCAGATTCAGAGAGAAATTAAAGAGGCTTTAACTAAATACTATGAAGAGTATGAAGAAACTTATAATCAGATATATAGCGGCTCTATAAACTTATTTATCACTGAAGTAGACCAAAACGAAGCTAATTGGTTAGTCTATTTCACTGAGCAAAATGAAATCGAAAAACTAGCACATATCGATAGAATTTCTAAAGAAGTTCGCATGAGTACTTATGAGTACTACACAGCAGAAAAAGAAGAGGATGTTCGGCCTCCTTCTCCGTAAGCTTCTCTACTCGACTAAGCCATGATAGGTATCATGGCTTACTATGCAAATTACTATTCGCTAAACTAAATTTAAAGCAATATCATTTGCGTTTGCTTTAATACCATTTGTAGCTATAATTTGTCTTTTTTTTAAACCAAATTATCTATGGATTCCATCAGTATTCGTGGAGCAAGAACGCACAATCTTAAAAACATTGATGTGGAATTGCCCCGCAATCAATTAATCGTGATTACCGGACTTTCTGGATCCGGTAAATCCTCCTTAGCTTTCGACACGTTGTATGCCGAAGGTCAGCGTCGTTATGTGGAATCACTCTCTGCTTATGCACGCCAGTTTTTATCCATGATGGAAAAGCCTGATGTGGATTCAATTGAGGGTCTATCCCCCGCTATTTCTATTGAACAAAAAGCGACCTCACACAATCCCCGTTCAACTGTAGGGACAATCACAGAAATTTATGACTATTTACGTTTGCTCTTTGCGCGAGTGGGGGAACCCCGTTGTCCGATCCATGGCATCAGTTTGCATGCGCAAACGATTAGTCAAATGGTAGACCAAGTTTTAGCTATGCCGGAAGGGAGCAAAGCGATGATTTTGGCTCCTGTGGTGCGCGAGCGGAAGGGTGAGCATGTGCAGCTACTCCAGCAATTACAAGCACAGGGGTATGTGCGCGCTCGTATTGATGGCGAATTATATGAATTAGATGATCCACCTAAGTTAACCCTACGCCAAAAACATACTATTGAGGTTGTTATAGATCGTTTTAAAGTGCGGGCAGATCTAACTCAACGATTAAGTGAATCGTTTGAGAACGCGCTTAATCGTGCAGAGGGATTGGCAATTGTTGCGTCTGTGGATGGCGAATTCCCGGAAATGGTTTTCTCTTCTAAATTTGCTTGCCCAGAGTGCGGCTACAGTTTGAGTGAATTGGAGCCGCGACTTTTTTCCTTTAATAACCCCGTGGGTGCTTGCCCTTCTTGTGATGGGCTAGGAGTCGATCAATTTTTTGATCCTGAGCGCGTGGTTCATGACAAAACAGCGAGTTTGGCTGAGGGAGCCATTCGTGGTTGGGATAGAAAAACGACTTATTATTATCCTATGCTGGAATCGTTAGCACGCCATTATGATTTCAACATTGAAACGCCTTTCTGCGATTTACCTGAAGCAATCCAAGACATCGTGCTTTATGGAAGTGGAAAAGAAGTTATTGAATTTCATTACCAAAGAGCCCATGGGGATTACATGGTCAAAAACCATCCTTTTGAAGGGGTAATTCCTAACATGCAACGTCGGTACCGGGAGTCCGATTCTTCGCTAATACGTGAGGAGTTAGCTAAATACTTATCTTCACGGCCTTGCCAGTTATGCCATGGAGCTCGTTTGCGCGAAGAAGCCCGCCATGTGTTCATTGACAATAAAAATTTGCCCGAAATTACTTCATATTCCATTGAAAAAGCCCATGAATTCTTTAGCACCCTCGAGCTGACAGGGTATCGCGGTGAAATCGCCGCAAAAATTAATAAAGAGATTGTGGAGCGCTTAGGATTTTTGGTTAACGTGGGTCTGGACTACCTATCCCTTGCTCGCAGCGCGGAAACCCTTTCTGGGGGAGAAGCGCAGCGCATTCGCTTAGCTAGCCAAATTGGTTCTGGCTTAGTAGGGGTGATGTACATTTTAGACGAACCTTCTATTGGGCTACATCAGCGTGATAATGAACGGTTACTAAACACCTTGCTGCATCTGCGTAATTTAGGTAACACGGTTATTGTGGTAGAACATGATGAAGATGCGATTCTTTCTGCTGATTACGTGCTTGATATTGGCCCTGGTGCGGGGGTTCATGGTGGTAAAGTAGTTGCTTGTGGTTCCCCAAAAGAGGTTATGGCGAATGAAACTTCTTTAACTGGCCAATATCTATCCAGAAAAAAATCCATTGAGGTTCCGGCGTCTAGAGTTTCAGTTGATAAGTCAAAAATGCTCCATCTGGTAGGAGTTAACTGTAACAATCTCAAAGATGTTGAGGTAAGCATTCCACTGGGATTAATCACCTGCGTGACAGGTGTTTCAGGTTCTGGGAAGTCCAGTTTAATTAATGATACTTTGTATCCCCTTGCTGCAAACAAATTAAATCGTGCAAGTCTTCTCACAATAGGTACGGTGAGAGAAATTCAGGGTTTAGAGTTATGTGATAAGGTGATTGATATTGATCAAAGCCCGATTGGCCGCACACCACGGTCAAACCCTGCAACGTATACAGGCATTTTTACCCCGGTTCGTGAATTATTTTCGGGAACGCCTGAAGCCCGTGCCCGTGGTTACCAACCAGGCCGTTTTAGTTTTAATGTGCGTGGAGGGCGTTGTGAAGCTTGTCAGGGAGATGGATTAATCAAAGTCGAAATGCACTTTTTGCCAGATATTTATGTGTCTTGTGATGTTTGTAAGGGGAAGCGATATAATCGCGAAACGCTTGAAATTGAGTATAAGGGCAAAAATATTCATGAAGTTCTTGACATGACGGTTGAGGATGCACGAGATTTCTTTGATGCTATTCCTGCCATCGCAAGAAAATGCCAAACTTTGATCGATGTTGGATTGTCTTATATTCGTCTTGGCCAAAGCGCTACCACATTATCGGGAGGGGAAGCCCAGCGTATTAAGCTAGCTCGGGAATTATCCAAACGCGATACAGGGAATACTTTATATATTCTTGATGAGCCGACTACGGGATTACATTTTCATGATACAAAACAATTGCTTGGAGTTCTCTTTCGTTTAAGAGAACAGGGTAATACCATTATCATAATTGAGCATAATTTAGATGTGATTAAAACTGCAGATTGGATTATCGATTTGGGGCCTGAAGGGGGTAGTAAAGGAGGGAAAATCATCGCCACGGGTACACCTGAAATGGTGGCTAAGGAAAAGGCTTCTTATACCGGGCATTTTTTACAACCTTTGTTGACTAGGTAATATTAACCCTGTGGGCCAGTTTAAAGTCTGACCTACAGGATCTACATTAATTTACAATGCCTTCATGAACGCGGTTAGATCTTGTTTTTCTTGTGAGTTGAGCTGAAGCCCAAGAACCAAATTGAAAAACTCAACAGTATCTTCCAAGGTCAATAGACGGCCGTCATGCAAATAAGGCGGAGAATCTTTAATTCCGCGCAAGGGGAAGGTTTTGATTGGACCATCACCCACTGCTTTAAGCCCATTTATCATTTGTGGATTAAAGAAGCGTTCTGTTTGTAAATTATGCATCGTGTTGTCTGTATAGTAAGGTGGTGTGTGACAAGTTGCACATTGGGCTTTACCGAAGAACAACTCTTGTCCCCTTAACTCGGCTGGAGTGGCTTTGGCGGGATCTAATTTTCCATCCCACTTTAATTTAGGTGCGGGTGGGAAATCCAATATTTCTTGGAATTCGGCCATGAAATGAACTTGGCTGCCACGCTCAAGAATGTTCACTCCTTTTTTGGTGGCGATGACGGGGTCTCCGTCAAAATAGGCGGCGCGTTGTTCAAACTCAGTAAAATCTTCCACCGTTTTAAGCGCACGTTGAGAACCGAATAAACGTTGAATATTAACACCCCTTAAAGTGGGGGTATTGATGCGATGGCGGAATTCCTGAGGCCGTATATCACCGACTAAATGAGTTGCCTTATTTGTATGGCCATTTGCGTGACAGTCAAAACAGGCAACGCCACGGCTAGGTTTTACTGTGCGGCGATCTGCTGTTTGGTTGAATTGCTGTTGCGGGAATGGTGTAACAAGTAGCCTTAAGCCTTCCAGCTGTTTAGGATTAAGGATGCCATTGAATAGTTCAAAATAGTTCTCAATAGTCACTAACTTGCCTTGGGATACGTCACCCAGATCGGGACGCGTAGTCAAGTAAATGGGGGCTGGGTAGGGAGGCAAAAAATGATCGGGAATGTCAAAATCCAGATCAAAACGAGTCAGATCACGCCCTTCTTGTTTGTTAATTTCATCAATAGCAAACTTTGGAAAAAGCATCCCGCCTTCGGCATGATTGGGGTGGGGTAATGGAAGGAATCCCTGGGGAAATAAGCCCTTTTCTTTAATTTGCTCCGGTGTCATTTTGGCTAAATCATCCCACGTGACACCAGCAGGGAGTTTGACGCGAACACCCTCTTGAATGGGTTTTCCGGTTGTCATAGTGTCTTTTGACG
The genomic region above belongs to Legionella micdadei and contains:
- a CDS encoding N-formylglutamate amidohydrolase; translation: MKEIALVISCEHAVNIVPKPYQALFAQHQELLATHRGSDFGAQTIALSFSQHFKCDFIQAQATRLLIDCNRSLHHRNCFSEITALLPKEEKNRIIQQYYLPFRQQVEQTIKNHVQQGKLVLHLSVHSFTPELNNLIRNADVGLLYDPKRNNEKRLAKHWQHLLKQHNSGLRVRMNYPYRGISDGFTSALRKIFLDSDYAGIEVESNQILIAEKESLVSLCDTLTRTLNSLITYTKTSLDAKQFHQVL
- a CDS encoding carboxylate-amine ligase; this translates as MSNYSLFSVIGLEIEYMLVDPEHLNVQPKSDVILRSLAGEQVNEVELGDIAVSNELVMHVLELKNNGPKPASAPLTQQFQQAILKLQPLLTQCNLQLLPTGAHPWMDPLTETKRWPHGNMAIYRQYDSIFNCQGHGWANLQSMHVNLPFANDEEFRQLHNSIRLILPLLPAIAASTPFLDGQKTGLKDSRLHFYGKNQQRIPSISGEIIPEFVSSESEYQQTILAPMYKDISPFDPEKTLQYEWLNSRAAIPKFNYKAIEIRILDSQECVQSDIAIALAIHAILKNWLANSDYYLNSPCDTMRLRNVYDQAVKEGLAFSVDDSELCGQWQLPKRKMSIHEIWSQLIERVSSDLDQTSQLCLEYILKHGNLSERILRACGNDHSKTNLKRVYRQLGHCLLTNQLFNPL
- a CDS encoding RimK family protein, with translation METIIVTDHPSSWNFLAPLASIVQASDYLSDANYHHSKSVRVINLCGSYNHQTIGYYVSLLAHARDHKVIPTVDSIQDVLSTSLSKFISQDVDEEIQHSLHEIKTDEFVFSLYFGQNMAKCHAALARKLHGLFPLPLLRFTFEKKKQWRIKGVQTLSPNDVPDHHQEFMQQAAESYLSKKRFHQWRKKQRFHDLAILIDPAEPNAPSNKKALEIFANVGESMGLNIDFIEKSDSKCIAEYDALFIRATTSVNHYTYRMARRAAQENLVVIDDPQSIVKCCNKVYLAELMRSHQILTPDTKFISKYDKTIPEIEFPCVLKRPDSAFSHGVIKMDDAKALQKSLAQFFKTSDLVLIQPFIPTEYDWRIGILDNKPIFACRYYMAKNHWQIYNWDARSEKVEGPNETIPLNEVPDAIIKTALKCTRLIGDGLYGVDIKSQGDKHYVIEVNDNPNIDCGIEDRLLGEALYQQIMNVFLQRIRRKHGYV
- a CDS encoding C39 family peptidase, which translates into the protein MIDLIIHTQPDDESCGPTSLHAIYRYYGLDVDLKQVVNSVERSLSGGTLAPMLGKHALQNGFSAIIYINNLDVFDPTWFTSEQGDACQKNLTNKLTAQMKFKSDKAIIQASEAYLEYLALGGNVRFQTLSVQLLKKYFLKNIPILTGLSATYLYRSSRECFTKQGESIYDDIRGTPCGHFVVLCGYDERKRLIVVADPHRENPISNDNYYKVNSNRLINSILLGVLTYDANLLIIQPKGFEWKL
- a CDS encoding glycosyltransferase family 87 protein, with translation MNNRHFKITFSLLLISIYSLLFFTVLNYPSKQDFTSFYSALLSLKNHESPYGTLYSNFLPLAKKLTPNLNPPTALWIFSPLTYFSYHTALLIWVTLSFTLGLIGAWIAFYYTFSIKFIKKYRVILFALYLAFFPTMINTVLAQFGSFLLFLLIVGYHFFLSNRHFIAGICWGLCVALKFFPALLFFFLFKQRRMNTFIIVAISFFLFSLIPLIIYGVEIYSQYFLLLKRVFWYGDNWNASLYGYIFRLFGYHNKPYLEIAFPALFFILLIWYFLNLHPYKTERINHQPFCLTLAMMLLISPFGWLYYFPILVFPLALIWANAVQEKTLTNKTMLLWLFCLFLINLPQGYVITGNMQNFAVRLLPSSFYFYGLVLLNYLLMKKTTFSGNNEIELEHSEYQFLYILFFIFLFAAVITPLKIILTG
- a CDS encoding glycosyltransferase family 87 protein, with translation MKKHSSYANFPCFFLIFLYVLLFYLIFSYQRLVDFTPFYTSAKLLLAGKNPYPIQLVMSVNLNPPFFIWLFSPLAHTSYRAALIIWSMLSFGLGLIAARIVFYYAFSTEMWKKYWLYFYLLYFSFFPILMDTSIAQVGAILIFLIMLGYHFYLTNRCYQAGIAWGIIIALKLFPALLFFYVLKQGRRRVFITMLATFLIACLIPVLFYGPTIYVQYHSMLTRVLWFGDSWNASLYGFLFRLLIDTHSNSHNLIPIELLHLALSSILLIIYLKVLGPSTEDGAHRVNHQPFCLTLVMMLLLSPFGWLYYFSILIFPLSVTFATVFNKKKSSPLPFILWTACFFLINFPQAYVLNKEMHHFAERISLYSFCFYGLTILLYFLISNRQIQGNHELNIKTLWEDEQKRRSFIAILIFYLFGLIVPLNSLLLNLSLPAQKETTLLKQVEKQTSLIK
- a CDS encoding PaaI family thioesterase, with translation MNLLTRFKLFLWTFGHFKVPLIGHLRPKLISIDDKRVIVKLPLGRRSKNHLNSMYFGALAVGADLAGGLHGFYYANQLKLKISLVFKSFQAQFLHRPESDVYFICDGGKEVKAMIEESEKTGQRINNPLKIKAFTHYPENPEEVADFILELSVKVLAS
- a CDS encoding BON domain-containing protein, yielding MRPFLNFFISSVLLFCVGLAHADNNFKEFEQQISDSVITAKITAKFTKNPDLNPLKISVSTKDGIVTLKGNVKDKQTFVDALKLVKVTKGVKAVEADELEIKQVNTAITDTYITAKVEAAVLKAKVFDDESIPLVGINASTTNGTVTLSGKVKQDKSIVAIIKRVNAVRGVKKIISKLQVSKDA